A stretch of the Ptiloglossa arizonensis isolate GNS036 chromosome 1, iyPtiAriz1_principal, whole genome shotgun sequence genome encodes the following:
- the LOC143153074 gene encoding uncharacterized protein LOC143153074 isoform X1 — MVRSGSSFDHFLASEERDERWWPVASPVPGSGRSSQSVGKMRGANQDTATPYCRCRVLYLGSSVPHASKEGLLGVQEPLRELYPEQGALGARGIDSWLSVWSNGLLLENVDEHRKKVTRFFPIEALHYCAAVRHVKGGNGDSSNTRFLPLDSPFARTPSANHPPLFAAVLRRTTGIKVLECHAFICKRDMAANALVRCCFHAYADSSYAKGLDPTTATTNGVTTGHPSSNSLYHTLGGSSTTLDSPQATRLDSTSTDDLSLYNGDENHKVWAKGRDEVDGLYQEQGTLRSTKGSRPRQLVAPPPPPPPPPPPAQPLLLEESSSSSVRRKANKKLKKLKSRASHEDPLQQAHLHPQLHQGMYTNGHGHHTLGHPVRQQHYHPHPLPPSSRSVAGTLARPAPVLLVPAATLPRKAHHHPRGLRPIPAAAPIVPVYAPLPVVSPPPAAAIYPAGTYGTAGNRGRRQHPDGDNSTLGASRRLAASHADLTTAEMNRAADSPENESRFGTGIYRRKGHLNERAFSYSIRAEHRSRSHGSLASLGFSGQNGTALPKEEKKDREIAQLVAGLNLDDSPERTLPQANSRSGYSHHHQQQQQQQLQPLPRPRPR, encoded by the coding sequence ATGGTTCGCTCGGGTTCGTCGTTTGACCACTTCCTTGCGTCAGAGGAGAGAGACGAGCGGTGGTGGCCAGTTGCTTCGCCCGTTCCTGGGTCAGGTCGATCGAGCCAGTCGGTTGGAAAGATGAGGGGTGCCAATCAAGACACGGCAACGCCGTACTGCCGATGCAGAGTCCTCTACCTGGGCAGCTCCGTGCCGCACGCGAGCAAGGAGGGTCTGCTGGGCGTTCAGGAGCCGCTGCGCGAACTCTACCCCGAGCAGGGTGCTCTCGGGGCACGTGGAATCGATTCCTGGCTGAGCGTCTGGAGCAACGGCCTCCTGCTGGAGAACGTCGACGAGCACCGCAAGAAGGTCACCAGGTTCTTCCCGATCGAGGCGCTTCATTACTGCGCTGCCGTACGCCACGTAAAAGGCGGAAACGGGGACTCCTCCAACACGAGGTTCCTACCGTTGGATTCTCCGTTCGCTAGGACACCCAGCGCGAATCATCCGCCTCTGTTCGCCGCTGTTCTCCGACGAACGACCGGTATCAAGGTTCTGGAGTGTCACGCGTTCATTTGCAAACGCGATATGGCGGCCAACGCCCTGGTCAGATGTTGTTTCCACGCGTACGCGGACAGCAGCTACGCCAAGGGTCTGGACCCGACCACAGCGACGACAAACGGGGTGACAACCGGTCATCCATCCAGCAACAGCCTCTATCACACTCTCGGCGGTTCCAGCACCACCTTGGATAGTCCTCAAGCGACACGTCTGGACAGCACCTCGACGGACGACCTGAGCCTCTACAACGGTGACGAGAACCACAAGGTTTGGGCCAAGGGTCGCGACGAGGTCGACGGCTTGTACCAGGAACAAGGCACCCTGCGAAGCACCAAGGGTTCGAGACCGCGTCAATTGGTCGCACCGCCAcctccgccaccgccaccgcccccTCCCGCTCAGCCTCTGCTTCTCGAggagtcctcgtcgtcctccgtTCGCAGGAAAGCGAACAAAAAGCTCAAGAAGCTGAAAAGCCGGGCCTCCCACGAGGACCCGTTGCAGCAGGCGCATCTTCACCCTCAGCTTCACCAAGGAATGTACACCAACGGCCACGGGCATCACACTCTGGGTCACCCGGTCAGGCAGCAGCATTATCATCCGCATCCTCTGCCACCCAGCAGTCGATCAGTCGCCGGTACTCTGGCCAGACCGGCGCCAGTTTTGCTAGTACCGGCAGCCACGTTACCCAGGAAGGCGCACCATCATCCACGGGGTCTCAGACCTATCCCGGCAGCCGCACCGATCGTCCCGGTCTACGCTCCGCTTCCAGTGGTGTCGCCACCGCCGGCTGCGGCCATCTACCCGGCTGGAACATACGGAACGGCAGGAAACAGAGGCAGACGACAACACCCAGACGGTGACAACTCGACTCTGGGTGCGTCCAGGAGATTGGCCGCGTCTCACGCGGACTTGACAACGGCCGAGATGAACCGGGCTGCCGACAGTCCGGAGAACGAATCCCGTTTCGGCACCGGGATCTATCGACGAAAAGGCCACCTGAACGAGAGGGCGTTTTCTTACAGCATCCGAGCGGAGCATCGCAGCAGGAGCCACGGCAGCTTGGCCTCGTTGGGCTTCAGCGGGCAGAACGGCACCGCGCTGCCcaaagaggagaagaaggacagGGAGATAGCCCAACTGGTCGCTGGACTGAACCTGGACGACAGCCCGGAGAGAACCCTGCCCCAGGCGAACTCCAGGAGCGGTTACTCCCATCATcatcagcaacagcagcagcagcagctccAGCCGTTGCCCAGGCCACGGCCTCGTTAG
- the LOC143153074 gene encoding uncharacterized protein LOC143153074 isoform X2 has product MVRSGSSFDHFLASEERDERWWPVASPVPGSGRSSQSVGKMRGANQDTATPYCRCRVLYLGSSVPHASKEGLLGVQEPLRELYPEQGALGARGIDSWLSVWSNGLLLENVDEHRKKVTRFFPIEALHYCAAVRHVKGGNGDSSNTRFLPLDSPFARTPSANHPPLFAAVLRRTTGIKVLECHAFICKRDMAANALVRCCFHAYADSSYAKGLDPTTATTNGVTTGHPSSNSLYHTLGGSSTTLDSPQATRLDSTSTDDLSLYNGDENHKVWAKGRDEVDGLYQEQGTLRSTKGSRPRQLVAPPPPPPPPPPPAQPLLLEESSSSSVRRKANKKLKKLKSRASHEDPLQQAHLHPQLHQGMYTNGHGHHTLGHPVRQQHYHPHPLPPSSRSVAGTLARPAPVLLVPAATLPRKAHHHPRGLRPIPAAAPIVPVYAPLPVVSPPPAAAIYPAGTYGTAGNRGRRQHPDGDNSTLASERSIAAGATAAWPRWASAGRTAPRCPKRRRRTGR; this is encoded by the exons ATGGTTCGCTCGGGTTCGTCGTTTGACCACTTCCTTGCGTCAGAGGAGAGAGACGAGCGGTGGTGGCCAGTTGCTTCGCCCGTTCCTGGGTCAGGTCGATCGAGCCAGTCGGTTGGAAAGATGAGGGGTGCCAATCAAGACACGGCAACGCCGTACTGCCGATGCAGAGTCCTCTACCTGGGCAGCTCCGTGCCGCACGCGAGCAAGGAGGGTCTGCTGGGCGTTCAGGAGCCGCTGCGCGAACTCTACCCCGAGCAGGGTGCTCTCGGGGCACGTGGAATCGATTCCTGGCTGAGCGTCTGGAGCAACGGCCTCCTGCTGGAGAACGTCGACGAGCACCGCAAGAAGGTCACCAGGTTCTTCCCGATCGAGGCGCTTCATTACTGCGCTGCCGTACGCCACGTAAAAGGCGGAAACGGGGACTCCTCCAACACGAGGTTCCTACCGTTGGATTCTCCGTTCGCTAGGACACCCAGCGCGAATCATCCGCCTCTGTTCGCCGCTGTTCTCCGACGAACGACCGGTATCAAGGTTCTGGAGTGTCACGCGTTCATTTGCAAACGCGATATGGCGGCCAACGCCCTGGTCAGATGTTGTTTCCACGCGTACGCGGACAGCAGCTACGCCAAGGGTCTGGACCCGACCACAGCGACGACAAACGGGGTGACAACCGGTCATCCATCCAGCAACAGCCTCTATCACACTCTCGGCGGTTCCAGCACCACCTTGGATAGTCCTCAAGCGACACGTCTGGACAGCACCTCGACGGACGACCTGAGCCTCTACAACGGTGACGAGAACCACAAGGTTTGGGCCAAGGGTCGCGACGAGGTCGACGGCTTGTACCAGGAACAAGGCACCCTGCGAAGCACCAAGGGTTCGAGACCGCGTCAATTGGTCGCACCGCCAcctccgccaccgccaccgcccccTCCCGCTCAGCCTCTGCTTCTCGAggagtcctcgtcgtcctccgtTCGCAGGAAAGCGAACAAAAAGCTCAAGAAGCTGAAAAGCCGGGCCTCCCACGAGGACCCGTTGCAGCAGGCGCATCTTCACCCTCAGCTTCACCAAGGAATGTACACCAACGGCCACGGGCATCACACTCTGGGTCACCCGGTCAGGCAGCAGCATTATCATCCGCATCCTCTGCCACCCAGCAGTCGATCAGTCGCCGGTACTCTGGCCAGACCGGCGCCAGTTTTGCTAGTACCGGCAGCCACGTTACCCAGGAAGGCGCACCATCATCCACGGGGTCTCAGACCTATCCCGGCAGCCGCACCGATCGTCCCGGTCTACGCTCCGCTTCCAGTGGTGTCGCCACCGCCGGCTGCGGCCATCTACCCGGCTGGAACATACGGAACGGCAGGAAACAGAGGCAGACGACAACACCCAGACGGTGACAACTCGACTCTGG CATCCGAGCGGAGCATCGCAGCAGGAGCCACGGCAGCTTGGCCTCGTTGGGCTTCAGCGGGCAGAACGGCACCGCGCTGCCcaaagaggagaagaaggacagGGAGATAG